From the genome of Triticum aestivum cultivar Chinese Spring chromosome 1A, IWGSC CS RefSeq v2.1, whole genome shotgun sequence:
CAGTGAGATATATCTCCATGTATATAGTTCAGGTGTTCAAGCGATAGTACTAGATGTGTTTGGGAACGTGGTGAGTGGTATGTGGCATCTTATCAAGCGTACTGGGGCGTATTGAATATGTTTCATGAGGTGGGAGCCtgatattgctgaatcttcttgttAGCAGTATTGGGCATAGTTGCTACTGAGTACTAATGGCGGAGTGGTGGATGTTCATCAGATATCAGATACTCGTGCTGAATGAGCAGCTTTTCCGTTTGTGTTTGTTCTTTTGGCCCTCTAATGCATAACTATCTATAGCTCCGATAATCTAAATACTTCCTTTGTCATGGCAAAATAATTTCTAGAGTATAGCCTTTGCATAGCTTACTGTGAAATTCTGTTCCTGGTTCATCACTGAAATCAAACAAGGGATATTCAAAACCTGAAAACGTGGTTGTGACCCTTGTGGGAGTACTGAACAAATTTTCTAATTAATTGACCTGTGTGTTCGAGAGAAGAAAAGGAGGCCCTACTAACGGTTCAGTATCTTTGCATATACTCCTACTACAATTCATTAGAGAAAGGCTAGAAATGTGCAGCTTGTTTTCCGTTTGTGGTTGTTCTTTTGGCCATGTCGTGTCCTGAAGCTTATAAAATGTTCACCTTTTGCTTATATAATGCATGACTATCTAGAGCTCCGAGAATCGCCTTTGTCATGGCCAAAAAATCTGGATTGTAGCGTTTGCATAGCCCAGCATAAAATTCTGTGGATAATTTGTTTGATgccaacatttggcattgccaataCTTGGCAAGCCAACAATTAGCAATATCGAAAGTTCCCAAAAAATGGCAACTTCTTGCGAAATTGGCAAGTAAACATGATAACTAACCAAGCTCAAGCGAAATTGCCATCCTATCTGTGCAGATGTCATGGTGATACACAAGTTTCAATGGAACTCAGCTTTCTGAGACTGCTAATCAGTCCAGAAATATGCAAAAAATCATTCATCTAACAACACTCAAAATCATTTGCCCACACTTTATCAGCCAAAGGAATCTACATAAACATGCAAATAACTTGAACAGCAGTGGTAAACAATGCATACTGCTCTTGTAATAGCAAATAAAACAGTGCCAACAGTCGATACACACTCGCATAAAAACAGTAATGAATTTACAGATGGTGTTTCCTGTAACTTTGATTCAAAGCATTACACACAGTGGTTCATGAAGAACAAACTAAAACACAAAGCAGGTGTTGCTGCACAGCAACAGCATTCGAATCCCCTCAACAGAGGCGGATACCACAGTGACCATCCACATATAGTACCACTGTCCACCACAAGCCAGACAAGACACTACATCGAGATACCGACTCCTACAGCTATTAGGTAATAATAAAACTCCGGGTAGCTCTTATTGTTACTGCGTCGGGATGGGCTGCATCTCAGGAGCTGTGGCAGGCGCAGGGTCAGCTGCCGGGTAGGCAAAAACCCTTGCGATGCGCTCCGTTGGGACAAGCGGGAGGTAGGTAGCGACGGAGTTGCCACGCTTAGCACCATCAAGCACGGCAGAGTTGTACTTGGCTGAGAGCTGTGCAGCTGTGGGGAGGACGGCACGGGTCACTGAGGGGACGAGCGGGAGGCGGTTCAGGGCAGCCCAGGCTTCGGCAGCCTTGCGCTCGGCCACAGGCTCGTAGCGGGTATACAAGTCGCGGGCCTTTGGCTCAGCGCGAGCAATGGCCGACTTGGCCAGTCCAGTTGCTGTGCCCATTATGCCTGTCTTCTGCACCTCAGCTGCTGCAGAGCGGGCATAGGTTGGCACCTCCTTCACGACCGGTGGGACACGACGATCAAGCTCCTGGACAGACTCATCAACCTGCAAGGCACAAGCACATGCAGACATTAGTTACTTGAATAGCAATCAAATGATTAAAATACGATGCACGTGGAAGTGTAGAAATGAAGAAACAGTTAGTTAACACTGCATAAGCCTTGCCTCGCGCTAACCAATAAATCAGTTGCAAGAACTAGCAACATCTGAATTCAAATGCCCATGTTATAATGATATTTGCTTTACAGGCTATTGTGTTGATAAATTGGACATAAATTGATTGATGCAAGAGTTGTAGCCAATCCCATTTCGAATTGCCCAGATAGATGCAAGCAAAATATGATATCCTCAGTTAACATCAACTCAATTTTGCCCTGTACCAACTAAGATCCTACAATCCAACTCTACAGATAGAAAATGAAGCAGACAGCTGCCAACAACAAATTATAACTAGTGCCTAATAAGTCAGTTCCTCTGGTGTTCAGACAAGGTATGTGATCAACAGATTGGCAAGAACACCTTGATTCTCCTAGGTAGTATCAAACTATCAGGACATCATCAGTATTACTAAGAAAAAACTAGATTCACAGGATAAACAATCCAGCAGTTTAATTGACATAACGGCTCATAACACTACGCAGATGCGATGTGAAATCAGGAGCACAGAACTAGATACTCCCGTCGCAAAAAGCAACAGCCAGGAACTGGATCGGATAATAAATCATCACATACAGCTAAGAAATAAAGTTCAAGTTTCTCAATTGTTCTCACCTTGCGGTCGAGGAACTTGAGGAGGTCGAGCGGCACGGCGTGGTAGCGGTCGTAGACGGGGCCGACGACGGCCTTGACGGTCCCCTCGACGTGGTCGACGCCGAGGCGGAGCGGGCCTGCGCCCTGCTTGGCGTAGGCGTAGGCCGCGGCGGCCAGCACgaccgcctgcgccgccgcctgctGCACGAACTCGAGGTACCTCagcctggcctcctcctcctcgggcgtCCTCTCCACCGTCACCTCCTCCTGCGCGCGCGCCAACAAAACAAACCACAGATCAGCACCAAATCACAACCGAAATTGAAAAGCCGAAacaaatctcggggcgagatccctTACCGCCGCGGGCTGGGTGCTGATCGGGGCGGCGTCGTTGTTGCCTGACTGCGCCATCACTGCTCTTAGGTGGGGGATCGACGGAGCTGCGCTTGATACCGCGAGAGGGAGACGAAGAACTTTTTCGATCGAGGCGATTTCGCTGCTAGGGTTTTGGGGATTCGGTGGATGGATTTGGCAGAGGTGGGGAATCGGGGGTCTTATagggaagagaagagagagacaaTATGAAACCGATCGGACGCGTTTGTTTTTTCTTTTGCCTTCCGCGTTAAGGAATTTTGCGCCTGTCCGTTTCGCGTCCGCGCCGGGGCTTCCAGAAGGGGGTGTGGGTGGGCCCGCTGCGGGTCGCCGACAGTGGGGCAGGCAAAATGGGGCCCGCGTCCCAGTGGGTGTGGGTGGTGGCTACGCGCCGTGACGCGGAGGCGGTTGGGTGTGGGGCCGGCGCGTCTGTGAGGGAGACGGGGGACGGTGTGACGTGTACGGGCGGTTTTGCGTTTACGAGGGGCGGTGCGCGATGTGTGAACGGCGTTCGCCGTGTTTTACGCTTTTcggtttttttttgtgtgtgttcttgGAATGGAATATGTTTTGTGGTGCTGCTACGCTGCTGGAAGTTTCGAGACGAGGTCTAGAGATCTGTGGCTTTCTGTCGAAAACCTGACGCTGACGGAGAGGCTTTCTCCGCAACAAGACCACCGGTTTTGTGTCGACCACATAACCTCCGAGTAATTCACAAGGCCCCAACTGGACGCGTAGCTCaggtgggggtttggttttggttTTTCTGCAGTGGAACCATCCGTTGGAGGTTATGTTCTAGATTTGACATTGATGTTTattaaaaaaaaaatcaatttttcgTTGATACTGGTTCCGTGGGACATGTCGCTTGCATCGACAATGAGGTTAGAGTGTGTGCGTTCACCAGCCGCAAAAAAAAAGAGTGTGTGCGTTTATGAAGATGAGTATATATACGCGAATATGAGCATATGTGTCGTACCGTGTTTTAAAAAATCTATTTcctccattccgaattacttgtcacaggtatggatgtatctagatgtattttagttctaaatacatccatttctgcgacgagtaatttgaaacagATGGAGTAATAGCCAATGTCCCATATCATAAGCACTTTCTTTTTTACGGCCCGTCCAAATTACGGTTTCCCTAGATTATGAAAAAAGTATGATGTTTTAGCAAACTTGATCTTAATTTCCGTGTTGATGCTAGACAATTTCATTCCCTTATAGGGACCGCTTTAACACTTGCTAACGGTATAGGTTATGAAGACATCATTATCTTGCTGCCCCATAGGAAAAGGTAACTTGAGGCAACTTTACTAATTTTATTTCTTCAACCCAAGTTGCTACCTAGTGGGCctcaaataaaagaaagatagcaAAAAATATAAAGTATCGGATCTAATCCCCAACACAAATGCACCCGCATGAACAATAATTTTTGAAAGTGTGTAAAAacaatcaaaaaattctgaaaacttttgTGGATAAACATCAACGAGTGTTCTGGCATCATGCAAAATTTCACCACCAAAAGTCACCCATAGTGGCATGTGCCGGAAAAACAGAAAAATGAGTGCTTCAAATGCGGTTTTTTTTAGTCCTGACCTTTTTTTACAAGCCTCCATAGATGTCTTTTCTAGGTGAATTTTTACATGATATTAGAACATATGTTGATGTTCATCCAAAAATTTAAGATTTAAAAAAAAATGTTTACTGTTTTTGAATTTTATTGTTCATGCGTGTGTATTTAAGCTTGGGAGCAGATAATCCATGTCCAGCAAAAAAAAAACTCCCATACACATGGGTGACATGCATATCTATTCTCTCGCCCTCCACTCCAAACTTTTGCACGTAACCACATCAAGCACTCGCAACCTTTTTTTTCACGGGTGAAGCACTCGCAACCTGCAAAAAAGAATCCGACACATTGCAGGGCATCACCCCCTGACATGCGAATCTACATGGCATATATATGGGGCAGCAGCTTGAAGACATGCCTTAGGTCATGCCCATTACGCAGATTGCAGATGCTAATTGAGATGCCTTTTGACAGTCCTTACAAACCACTCGACCAATAGTAGAAGGTATAGCTAGCCCTGTCAACGAGTGGTTCCTTCTCAACACGGGAAATTTATCAGGGAAAAGGAGAGTCGTCGAAGATGCTCTTAGTAGTAAGGggctctttgattcgtaggattttggaaacataggaataggaaaaatgTAGGGTTGGAGTGGCATGCCCATTTGAATCCTATAGAATTAGCAATGATTGTTTGATGCCACGGGAAAAACAAAAGAATTGTAAAAAGAGGTTCAAGTGGATGTTaaatttcctatgaaatgtagtacagaagatttcataggaaaaatttctatggaatccaatcctatgaatcaaaggaccaacatatgaaaaaatcctaaggatttcaatcctccagAAATTCTATAAAATTCCTTTAAATCAAAGAAGCCCTAAGAAGTTTCATTGCCCCCAGCAAGCTCTGTGGGTGTTTTCTTCTCTTTCAACAAGGCTCAATGGTGATTTGAGGTTTGGGGTCAAAGTTTGAACAAATCTCACAAACGTTTCAGCATACTATCAGTACTAACTAGCAAGAGTAGGTTTTATTAGTTTAAGAAGATCGGATTCTCAATTCTCACGCGACTTCAAACTGAATCCACACGGTTTCAACATATTTACAAAATTTTCGAATAAATTTTAGTTGACGTTCAACATACAGAAAAATCACCATCGAAATGCAATGCATGGGATTTAAGGAGCCAGGTAATAGTCAATAATCACCAGCAGAAAGCAGAACTGCAGAAACATGTAGGGTGACAGGTATCAGTAATCCAAATCCAAAGTTTGAACCGAACTGAAATTTCTTCGTCAGACCCAACATCAGTAATAGAGTGATACAAGGATCACAGAATTATAGAACTACTGTACCAGGATCATTATGGGTTTGCATCTTTTGTTGTTCAGACGAGGATCCACCTGTTCGTATGATTCATCTGAATAGTTATTAGTTATTGTCTATTTTCTCATACTCAAAAACCGCACAGTCGGTATAGTGGAGATATTAAGCATGATTGTTGCCGTAGCAAGTAACACTACCTGAGATTCAGAGTATGATACAACCTGTTAATTACTACTCCCTTTGTTTAAAACTGCCAAAATGTCTTACATTTGTGAAGAGAGTGAGTACCTCCCTTCCAAAATAAAGCAAGTTCTGGGTTGGTACTCCCTCCCAAAATAAAACAAGTTCTGGGTTTGTTCCAAGTCAATCTTGAAATGCAGACAGTGCTTATTTCCTCATCATGCGGTAAAGAACATTAAAAAGATGGACAGCAACAACGGTGATTGATAGAATGGTAGAAGGATCATATAGATCTACCAACATTATTGAACTATAGTTCCAGATGAATATAACAACACTCTCCAGCCAAAATTATGATACGAACAATCTGCGGGGCAGAAAGGAAAAATGAAACTGATACAGATTACCGGTTCAAGAAATTAGGAAAATTGCTAACACAACACATTGATGATTTAAGTAAATAGATGCTCTTCTTGACAAGCTAATAAGCAAACGATGGTTCACCGGGCCGGAAGCTCCTGTAGATGGAGGCTATCACTGGGACTAGACCCAGTAGCGCGATCTGGACCTGCTCCGATGTGCTTGTCCTGACG
Proteins encoded in this window:
- the LOC123191454 gene encoding REF/SRPP-like protein OsI_017815, which gives rise to MAQSGNNDAAPISTQPAAEEVTVERTPEEEEARLRYLEFVQQAAAQAVVLAAAAYAYAKQGAGPLRLGVDHVEGTVKAVVGPVYDRYHAVPLDLLKFLDRKVDESVQELDRRVPPVVKEVPTYARSAAAEVQKTGIMGTATGLAKSAIARAEPKARDLYTRYEPVAERKAAEAWAALNRLPLVPSVTRAVLPTAAQLSAKYNSAVLDGAKRGNSVATYLPLVPTERIARVFAYPAADPAPATAPEMQPIPTQ